A stretch of Microbacterium sp. LWH3-1.2 DNA encodes these proteins:
- a CDS encoding AAA family ATPase: MVDTAMTDAASEGSGALGTTSAEGFARVTDAILNAVGSVIDGKPDAVRSALVCFLAEGHLLIEDVPGVGKTMLARALATSVDATVRRIQFTPDLLPGDVTGVSVFNPVEREFEFKPGAIFANIVIADEINRSSPKTQSALLEAMEERQVTVDGRTHFVPEPFLVVATQNPLEMEGTYALPEAQRDRFMMRISMGYPDPRSEALMLRQRDTVNPLDQLAPVVSADEVSGLVAWARAVHVAAAIEDYAVALAQATRTHGDLRLGASPRATLQLVRAAKVWAALDGRAFVIPDDITALLSPVFAHRLIPTRAAGGARASSASDAITTILERIAASVRVPIAARQ; encoded by the coding sequence ATGGTCGATACCGCGATGACGGATGCTGCGTCGGAAGGCTCCGGTGCGCTCGGCACCACGAGCGCCGAGGGTTTCGCCCGCGTCACGGACGCGATCCTGAACGCGGTGGGCAGCGTCATCGACGGCAAGCCGGACGCGGTGCGCAGCGCCCTGGTGTGCTTCCTCGCCGAGGGGCACCTCCTCATCGAGGATGTTCCCGGCGTGGGCAAGACCATGCTCGCGCGGGCACTGGCGACCTCCGTGGATGCCACGGTCCGCCGCATCCAGTTCACTCCTGATCTCCTCCCCGGCGACGTCACCGGCGTGAGCGTTTTCAACCCCGTCGAGCGCGAGTTCGAGTTCAAGCCGGGCGCGATCTTCGCGAACATCGTCATCGCGGACGAGATCAACCGCTCCTCCCCCAAGACGCAGTCCGCCCTTCTCGAGGCGATGGAGGAGCGCCAGGTCACCGTCGACGGGCGCACGCACTTCGTGCCCGAGCCGTTCCTCGTCGTCGCGACGCAGAACCCGCTCGAGATGGAGGGCACGTATGCCCTTCCCGAGGCGCAGCGGGACCGATTCATGATGCGCATCTCGATGGGCTATCCCGATCCGCGGTCGGAGGCCCTCATGCTGCGTCAGCGAGACACGGTGAACCCGCTGGACCAGCTCGCGCCCGTCGTCTCGGCGGACGAGGTCAGTGGGCTCGTCGCGTGGGCGCGGGCGGTGCACGTCGCCGCGGCGATCGAGGACTACGCCGTGGCTCTTGCCCAGGCGACCCGCACGCACGGTGACTTGCGCCTCGGCGCGAGCCCGCGCGCCACACTGCAGCTGGTGCGCGCGGCCAAGGTCTGGGCCGCGCTCGACGGTCGCGCGTTCGTGATCCCCGACGACATCACGGCACTCCTCTCGCCGGTGTTCGCACACCGGCTCATCCCGACCCGCGCCGCGGGAGGGGCCCGGGCATCGAGTGCGTCCGACGCGATCACGACGATCCTCGAGCGCATCGCCGCGAGTGTGCGGGTGCCGATCGCCGCACGTCAGTGA
- a CDS encoding primary-amine oxidase, with protein MTITDVAAASGFAAPPAPQHPLASLTPAEIQAVRAIVLGLESTTDATRFAYVGLEEAPKPEVLAWEAGTGALPERRARVQLLDMKTALSLDLVVSLATGAVLSSVELDGTAGQLPILDAEFEEVGVIANESEEWVAALAARGLAPDDVVLVPLSAGNYGYEDEAGRRILRTFAFQQFHAADHPWAHPVDGLTAYIDVAARTVIKIVDNPGFDIPQTSGNYDDPELQGAPLEGLAPIVITQPEGPSFRVDDEHVTWGEWDFRIGFDTREGLILRQLSFAGRPVMYRGSISEMVVPYADPQPNRFWQNYFDTGEYLFGRYTNELELGCDCVGDITYLDAILADELGTPRTVRNGVCMHEEDFGSLWKHTDLFTGASEVRRSRRLVISFFTTVGNYDYGFFWYLYLDGTIECEAKLTGILFTSAYPGLNEDGSPYAFASEVAPGLGAPYHQHLFSARLDMTVDGIANVVNEIDAVRVPISPANPAGNAFTKSVTPIASEKESGRLADGARNRMWQIASTDKTTSTGQPTSYVLFPTETPVLLADDESSIASRAAFATKNLFVTKYDPAERYAAGDFVNQHPGGGGIPAFIAGDEPLIGEDVVLWHTFGLTHFPRNEDWPVMPMDYAKFTLKPYNFFERNPTLNVPAPESAHCSAGTGHVHGATGGYGPTAGAHAHDSSTHGHDSDAHGHAHGAHHHHG; from the coding sequence ATGACCATCACCGACGTCGCCGCCGCTTCGGGCTTCGCCGCACCGCCGGCGCCGCAGCATCCGCTCGCCTCGCTCACGCCCGCCGAGATCCAGGCCGTGCGCGCGATCGTCCTCGGGCTCGAGAGCACGACCGACGCCACGCGTTTCGCGTACGTCGGGCTCGAGGAGGCACCCAAGCCCGAGGTGCTCGCGTGGGAGGCCGGCACCGGCGCCCTGCCGGAGCGCCGGGCGCGCGTGCAGCTGCTCGACATGAAGACCGCACTGTCGCTGGACCTGGTCGTGTCGCTCGCCACCGGCGCGGTGCTGTCGAGCGTCGAGCTCGACGGCACCGCCGGTCAGCTGCCGATCCTCGACGCCGAGTTCGAGGAGGTCGGCGTCATCGCGAACGAGAGTGAGGAGTGGGTCGCCGCCCTCGCCGCTCGCGGTCTCGCGCCCGACGATGTCGTGCTCGTGCCGCTGTCGGCCGGCAACTACGGGTACGAGGACGAGGCCGGGCGCCGCATCCTGCGCACGTTCGCGTTCCAGCAGTTCCACGCCGCGGATCACCCGTGGGCGCACCCCGTCGACGGCCTGACCGCCTACATCGACGTCGCCGCGCGGACGGTGATCAAGATCGTCGACAACCCCGGGTTCGACATCCCGCAGACGAGCGGCAACTACGACGACCCCGAGCTGCAGGGTGCGCCGCTCGAGGGACTTGCGCCCATCGTGATCACCCAGCCCGAGGGGCCGAGCTTCCGCGTCGACGACGAGCACGTGACGTGGGGCGAGTGGGACTTCCGCATCGGCTTCGACACGCGCGAGGGCCTCATCCTGCGTCAGCTCTCGTTCGCCGGGCGCCCGGTGATGTACCGCGGATCGATCAGCGAGATGGTGGTGCCCTACGCCGACCCGCAGCCGAACCGGTTCTGGCAGAACTACTTCGACACCGGCGAGTACCTCTTCGGCCGCTACACGAACGAGCTCGAGCTCGGCTGCGACTGCGTCGGCGACATCACCTACCTCGACGCGATCCTCGCGGATGAACTCGGGACGCCTCGCACCGTGCGCAACGGCGTGTGCATGCACGAGGAGGACTTCGGGTCGCTGTGGAAGCACACCGACCTCTTCACCGGTGCGTCCGAGGTGCGCCGGTCGCGGCGGCTCGTGATCTCGTTCTTCACCACCGTCGGCAACTACGACTACGGGTTCTTCTGGTACCTCTACCTCGACGGCACGATCGAGTGCGAGGCGAAGCTCACGGGCATCCTCTTCACGTCCGCCTACCCGGGTCTGAACGAGGACGGATCGCCGTACGCCTTCGCATCGGAAGTCGCCCCAGGACTCGGTGCGCCATACCACCAGCACCTGTTCTCGGCACGGCTCGACATGACCGTCGACGGCATCGCGAACGTTGTCAACGAGATCGACGCGGTGCGCGTGCCGATCTCGCCCGCGAACCCCGCCGGCAACGCCTTCACGAAGAGCGTCACGCCGATCGCGTCGGAGAAGGAGTCGGGCCGGCTCGCCGACGGCGCCCGCAACCGGATGTGGCAGATCGCCTCGACCGACAAGACCACGTCGACGGGCCAGCCGACCTCGTATGTGCTGTTCCCGACCGAGACCCCCGTGCTTCTCGCCGACGACGAGTCCTCGATCGCCTCGCGCGCCGCGTTCGCCACGAAGAACCTCTTCGTCACCAAGTACGACCCCGCCGAGCGCTATGCGGCGGGCGACTTCGTGAACCAGCATCCGGGCGGCGGCGGCATCCCCGCCTTCATCGCCGGCGACGAGCCGCTGATCGGCGAGGACGTCGTGCTGTGGCACACGTTCGGACTCACGCACTTCCCCCGCAACGAGGACTGGCCGGTCATGCCCATGGACTACGCCAAGTTCACGCTGAAGCCGTACAACTTCTTCGAGCGCAACCCCACGCTCAACGTGCCTGCCCCCGAGTCCGCGCACTGCTCGGCAGGCACCGGGCACGTGCACGGCGCGACCGGCGGCTACGGACCGACGGCTGGCGCGCACGCGCACGATTCGAGCACGCACGGGCATGACTCCGACGCGCACGGTCACGCGCACGGCGCGCACCACCACCACGGTTGA
- a CDS encoding DUF58 domain-containing protein: protein MRSVWPLTVRGTGALVLAIACFIVANEASIVELMYFGILLLAVVVASIASLYVGRRSDAVTRALVPDVVSVGREARVSVRVEVRTALPTAPGTWRDALPKGLRGKAEGAFPALGSGLRGDERGGARSIDLVYTITGVRRGVHALGPLTVRSSDPFGLARRTVVFSQRTPVTVAPAVVDLPPLVDYAGATGGMLHTTTDQLGQGADNLVARPYAPGDSMRRIHWRATAHRDELMVRQEEQESTPEATVVLDRAALRWSPEALRAPGADLGFEAGVSACVSAVARLVHDGYAVEVLDTEGTVLVDRIDGGDMTEVDAMLVQFATITAHRDDALPRLSRLFAAASTGPIVLIVGRLDPADAVAIGPVSHHSTLPLLLSAAPIADALDIAADHGWHVAAVGPDRDLSLAWANAIGRGVHHVFG from the coding sequence ATGAGAAGCGTGTGGCCACTGACCGTCCGGGGAACCGGGGCGCTGGTCCTCGCGATCGCGTGCTTCATCGTGGCAAACGAGGCGAGCATCGTCGAGTTGATGTACTTCGGCATCCTGCTGCTGGCGGTGGTCGTCGCCAGCATCGCGTCCCTCTACGTCGGGCGCCGCTCGGATGCTGTCACCCGGGCGCTCGTCCCGGACGTCGTCTCGGTCGGGCGAGAGGCGCGCGTGTCGGTGCGCGTCGAGGTGCGCACGGCGCTGCCCACGGCCCCGGGAACCTGGCGCGACGCGCTGCCCAAGGGGCTGCGCGGCAAGGCCGAAGGGGCGTTCCCCGCGCTCGGCTCGGGGTTGCGCGGCGACGAGCGCGGCGGCGCGCGCAGCATCGACCTCGTGTACACGATCACCGGCGTGCGGCGCGGGGTCCACGCGCTCGGGCCGCTCACCGTGCGCTCGTCCGACCCGTTCGGGCTCGCCCGGCGGACGGTCGTGTTCAGCCAGCGCACACCGGTCACCGTCGCACCGGCGGTGGTGGATCTGCCGCCGCTCGTGGACTACGCGGGCGCCACGGGCGGCATGCTGCACACCACGACCGACCAGCTCGGCCAGGGCGCCGACAACCTCGTCGCGCGGCCGTACGCGCCAGGCGACTCGATGCGGCGCATCCACTGGCGCGCGACCGCGCACCGCGACGAGCTCATGGTGCGCCAGGAGGAGCAGGAGTCCACGCCCGAGGCCACGGTCGTCCTCGACCGTGCCGCCTTGCGCTGGTCGCCCGAAGCGTTGCGCGCGCCGGGCGCCGACCTCGGCTTCGAGGCCGGAGTCTCAGCGTGCGTCTCGGCGGTCGCGCGGCTCGTTCACGACGGGTACGCCGTCGAGGTGCTCGACACCGAGGGAACGGTGCTGGTCGACCGCATCGACGGCGGCGACATGACCGAGGTCGACGCGATGCTCGTGCAGTTCGCGACGATCACCGCGCACCGCGACGACGCCCTCCCGCGGCTGTCGCGGCTGTTCGCGGCGGCCTCGACGGGTCCGATCGTGCTCATCGTCGGGCGGCTCGACCCGGCCGACGCGGTGGCGATCGGCCCGGTCTCGCACCACAGCACGCTCCCGCTCCTGCTGTCGGCGGCGCCGATCGCCGACGCGCTCGATATCGCCGCCGACCACGGCTGGCACGTGGCGGCTGTGGGCCCGGACCGCGATCTGAGTCTCGCCTGGGCGAACGCG